AACATATTCTCTAAAACTTTAGGGTACATTTGGTATAGAAAATAGactctttcaatttatttagtAGCACATTGTGCCCGAGAATAACGATTCTCAATAGCTATTCTCctaaattgagaaatatatattccTTAAGGAACAAAATTGGTTTTACCATCTCTAATGACTTTTAAATTGTCTTTCATGCCCATTAATCGACCCATTTAGGTATGTGGTGGAGACTCAAAAGGCTCAcgatcatttttttgtttgttttttttgggttgatgatAGCTTACAATTGTGCAAGGCAAATTCTCTAGAATGGTGCAAGTTGTTGGAGTTGTTGAACCTATATGAGAAGGATTCGAcacaaaaattgaataaaaacaaaatatcaatcTTCTTAAACCGAAACACAAGCCAGAATGCTAGGGATCATATCCTCCGGTTGTCAAGAGTTTCTAACTACGCAAAGGTACAAAAAATACTTGGAACTACTGCGCCCGTTGGCAAATCCAAAACAAGGGAGTTCCAAAGTATCAAAGATAGGTTGTTCAATTTTGAATGAAGATtgaaatattttccttaaaaatagaaaagaaaagagaccaCATCTTTGctattgtaagaaaaaaaaaatggtaaaggaTATCAGTGTAATTACAGAATAATTGAATGGGCCAAAGTATAATTACGAGAGACCACATCTTTGCTATTGTGAAAAAAATCATGGGAGGCGAATGACATTATCAGAAACACACAAAACACCACACAAAAACCACAACAGATGATTCCTTCGTAACCAACNNNNNNNNNNNNNNNNNNNNNNNNNNNNNNNNNNNNNNNNNNNNNNNNNNNNNNNNNNNNNNNNNNNNNNNNNNNNNNNNNNNNNNNNNNNNNNNNNNNNattattttttgtttttaaattttattattttattatttcttttataattactttttaaattttaaatattattttattattttaaaggttttttaatttagtaGGACACGTGGCGGGATCCTGGCCTTTGGATTAAAATGAACGGCCAGGATCCCCTAATTTCAGAATCTAGAATTCCCTGAGGATTTCAGGGGATCCGAATCCCCTGAGGATTTCAGGGGATCCGAATCCGTAGAGGGCACTAATATCTCAACCCTAATAGCTCTGATGACCTAACAAAGTTTAATGGGCTAactttattatatatgtagggtgaGAGTATATGGCTTCCTCAAGTGCTTATAAAATTTGTCTAGCCCATTATGAACCCAAATATCAAAATGAGTATACAGTGCAcccaaaagtgaaataaaatacaacATTACAAACataaatcattataattttaagaaaaatagcatttctacAAGTTGCATAATAAAGCAATCTAGCCACTTTATTCTTATTTTgtatattaaaataaagaattgaaaaaagaaacttgTCATGTTCAAATAATGATCTTGTTCAACAAAACATCATACAACAGTTTTGTTCACTTGCCAAGAAGTTGCAAAGTAATAAAATAGAGAAGCAAACAATTCATCATTGCTTTCATCCACCAATGAATCAGGTGGCTTGGGCAGTTTGATTTTCATCCTTCCAGGCTTCAACGGCAGTAATGGGGCCTGGAATTTGAGCATCCCCAAAACATCTCTTCACGCCTCTTCTTGTTTCCGTTACCTTCTTATGAACAGTGCATATAACCCAGGTGCTAGACAGATCCCACTCCTGCAAGGCACCCGACAAGGAGAATTCGTGCATAATCCAGTCGGTTTTCTTCATGGACGATCCGTGTCCGACTTTGAAACAGAATTGTTTATTGAGTCCAATCACAAATTGACCCGAGCTATCATATATTTGACTACTATAGCCTTCATGCCAAGTCTCGCCGCCGGTGGTTCTTACCACGCGTTTGCTAAATTTCTTTATCCGTGTGAACAGGTAATATTTTTcctcctcccgaccaccaagaTCACCAAATATTTGTGAGGGGGCCTTATCTCCATAAAGATCAAATTCGGGGATGCCATTCCAAGGCAGCTCTTCTCCCCTGACCTTCTTCAACAAGTACCCGAATATAAGCTCTTCATCGGTGGGACGGAAGCGAAATCCCAACGGCCGCGTCATCTTTATCTTCTCCTTCAAGACTAGAATTTCAAAGATAAACAATTATCGGTAGACAGATGATAAAACTCAATTCTACTCTCACCGTGCATTTTCGTTACCCGAAACTCAAATATATAGAGACTCCACCGCctatattttcaatttcaaagtCTGTTTTATTCGGTTATGACTGTTGTATGTAACTACGAATTTTAGATGGGTGATGTGTCGTACTCGATAGTCGGTTAATTATGGTCTTATGATGCCTGAACGACGAGCCGTCTTACTTTTTTTGGCGGGTTTCATTTTGGTGCTGAGTCTGGTGACGGGTTGGTTCCTTTGTGGTGATTTAATGCctccaccttttttttaaaaaaaaaaaaaaaatttattttgcttAGGATAAGTGGATTGAGATTACTAATGACGGATGAGTTCGAAGCGATGGTGGTGATCTGATTGTGGTTGTTGGGATGGACGCCTGGCAGCCGTTCGGGGTTTTTGAGGAGTTAAGTAGCAAGGTAAAAGTGAGATTCTTATTGTTTTACTGCTTGACAGTATTTTGGCAAGAAAGCGAGAACGGTGTTGTGTGCGGCGCTGCTACATAGCAAAACGACGGCCTCAAAAGCTCCTCCACCAAAGAGGTTTATCAAATAAGCAATGGGGGATGTAGGTCGCCTTTGTCTGTTGGTTTTGTCGGTAAGTTCTGCTTAATCGTTGGGTTTTGTGGGTGAGTTCTATTGAATCATTGGGATTTGGGAGTTGGGTCTATTAAATTTATGCTGGATCgttgggttttgtgggttgGTTGTTGATTTCCTGTCGAGATTTGGCGGGTGtctgattttcttttaacaGAGTAGCATATGTGTGTCTAATTAATCTATTTGCTTAGAATTGGACATCCTATCAAtgatttacatgtataaatgtTGTAGCTGCACCATTTTCTGCTGCATCATGATCGGTTCCCGATTTCCTTATGTTTCTACTGATTTTAGTAAATGTAATTACGAAGGGAATCATTTATTAGCTTATCCTTCCAAGAATAttggaaaacattttattgGAAATCCCTATACTTCTTTTGTATACCCTGGCTGATAGAATATGGATCTGAAATAAAGGGAAATCTTTCTCTGCCCTGTGGATGGGTGGCTAGGTCCTTTGACTAGTGTAATGTATTTGGTGGCTTTAGTTTAATTTCACTCTATACTAATGTATGTCGGTTGTGGAATGGAGTGACATTTATGATATATGATTATCTTCTTTTGGGGTTTTATCAATATTAATGGCTTAGAGCAGAAGAAGTAAAGTTTTTGTTCAAtgctgttttttattttgattttgattttttttttttggtcccttGAATGTtacattttgtgttttttgtttttgttttttttctatttctatttggTCTATTTGTGGAAGTATGTGATTGAACTTCTGGTTCATAGTTGTTAAGGGACAGACTTATTTACATTCTACTACTATCAGTCTTCCTTTTGGGATTTGTATAACACCTTCAGCCATAGAAgcaaaacatttaaaaacaaattttgtaaATCTGTTGGTGATTCTTTGTGGGAATTAGTGTGTCAAATATTCTCTTGTTGTattatcaattgttttttttttttttaatcttaaattcaTATTATTCACTAAgagactttatttattttgttatcttAACTTTTACCTCTTCCAGTGAAAGTGGCATAGGGTATATGGGATTTCTGTGTGTATTGCCTATTTGGGACTTTATTAAACATTTTCTTGAACTAATTATAATGACCAGTTGACTGCTTTAGGGCATTAGCTAATTCGTATGATGAAAACCCATATATTATACAGGTTACTTTCATTTTAAACTTCTCCCCTTCTTtagaaatgtgattttttttattgatattttcgAGAATCTCTTTAcactttatattttctttatgtttccACAATGCTAGTTTTAGAGATGATTATGTTGATTCTCATTCGTTGGCTGACATAATAGCATTGGCATATATAACGTTCTACTGTTGACTTATTGAGAACAAGACCTTTCTGTTGTTGATTCTCATATCACAAGCATTGGTAtggtttgatttgttttatgcAATATGAAATAAGCATTATTTTTTCAAtgcatatattcttcatttAATTCGGTTTATTACTTGCCTAAGTAAGGACATTGTTTTTCTGCATAACAGTCTTGTATTTTGCTaagaatttatttcaattttattcttatgttggtttggtcatttttaaagcTTTGAACTTATAAATATATTGTTATCAAAATTAGCGGATTGTATTATGAGAATAGGATGCAAATGCTTTTGATTGCAGGCTGATCCTAATTCAGATCCCTGGGGTTAATTTCAGAATTAAAATATGTCATATTCAGCAAAATATACTCATCTTTAATGTTaatcaaaacaaacaaggaaGTCCTTGGTGGTTTCTTTTTGGCAATGACTGTTGTTTTTGGGTGGTTTTAGgtgtattttgatttgattgggaAATGGGTTATGTTAGTTGATCAATGCGGTGATTTGAGTAATGTTGGGATGTGGTAATCTTTGTGCCTGTTAAATTTCTTGACTTCCTGTTGAGTTTTGTGggtgtttgatttgattttaagaGACTTGGGCTGTGCACTAGTGTTTGGCTTTGCATGTGTATGTCTAATTGATCTAT
This window of the Corylus avellana chromosome ca5, CavTom2PMs-1.0 genome carries:
- the LOC132181998 gene encoding NAC domain-containing protein 83-like, translating into MTRPLGFRFRPTDEELIFGYLLKKVRGEELPWNGIPEFDLYGDKAPSQIFGDLGGREEEKYYLFTRIKKFSKRVVRTTGGETWHEGYSSQIYDSSGQFVIGLNKQFCFKVGHGSSMKKTDWIMHEFSLSGALQEWDLSSTWVICTVHKKVTETRRGVKRCFGDAQIPGPITAVEAWKDENQTAQAT